In Danaus plexippus chromosome 6, MEX_DaPlex, whole genome shotgun sequence, a single window of DNA contains:
- the LOC116779248 gene encoding uncharacterized protein LOC116779248, with product MKTTALALLFCLITAHCATWGGTLSRVARSPPPNGDPPILFQTKNWSGVARGPDGARGVFSGAAAAANSPDPVNDEAFSLAAAAPPPVQEKLEERFGGPPFHSYGHHHFYRGFGGSREGGHFHHGSWGPYRKAFAESEAYADTGCDDDNSQNGFVVGQQSNPGASSNSQANSKIGEESYRGKQNYFSRAQYNTNTFTKSERIANDQNQGESSSSQDQTLNVESKANQQDRAVSKSLPQFKADISDGQQTESVSNGFGKAQGSLNAERKVDSDSQGSSNIGGQQLEPHNNNFGISQSSQNKNNQQSQSQNKGIGSFQNGGNQRDNSQNSGNTSPQGFQNGGDQQGQSENTGFGSSQDFQNDGSQQSQSQNKGFSSFENGGSQRKNYQNNGISSSQGFVNGGGQQSQFQYRGIGSAQSFQNDDSQQSQSQYRGIGSSQSFQNDDSQQSQSQYKGVGSSQNGGSQIEQSQNNVVGSSQGSHNGGGQQSQSQYKGVGSSQSFQKGGVQQEQSETKGVGSSQDFQYGGIQQGRSQSNGVGSSQGFQRGDGLQQQQLQSQDGYGNAQSQSRSHGFGQSRGSNTFSHINKGYGFNGFSNGESRSYLNRQDSSSSFNGANDGKYHYGKAAGSARYQAQDSSSAGQSSGYDKSVISQENTQTGLPSEPGSSGHEDIQSTLDGALKLVSQGLEASQNKPCSTCQKSSYAFSNARSNSGSAVALSIGG from the exons ATGAAGACTACAGCTCTCGCGTTATTGTTTTGTCTTATAACTGCACATTGTGCGACTTGGG gtggGACATTAAGTCGAGTAGCAAGATCTCCCCCTCCTAATGGAGACCCTCCGAttctatttcaaacaaaaaactgGAGTGGGGTTGCCCGAGGTCCAGATGGTGCGCGCGGAGTGTTCAGTGGAGCTGCGGCTGCAGCTAACAGTCCTGACCCAGTAAATGATGAAGCTTTTTCATTGGCCGCTGCTGCACCTCCACCAGTGCAAGAAAAATTGGAAGAGCGTTTTGGAGGACCACCCTTTCATAGTTATGGACATCATCACTTTTACAGAGGTTTCGGTGGTTCTCGAGAAGGCGGTCACTTTCACCATGGAAGTTGGGGACCTTATAGAAAAGCATTTGCAGAATCAGAAGCATATGCCGATACCGGATGTGATGATGATAATTCTCAAAATGGTTTCGTTGTTGGACAACAATCAAACCCGGGAGCATCGAGCAATTCACAAGCCAATTCTAAAATCGGAGAAGAATCTTACAGGggtaaacaaaattacttttctcgTGCACAATATAACACAAACACTTTCACGAAGTCTGAAAGAATTGCAAACGATCAAAATCAAGGAGAATCTTCTTCAAGTCAAGATCAAACCTTAAATGTTGAATCAAAGGCTAATCAGCAGGATAGAGCGGTATCAAAATCTTTGCCTCAATTTAAAGCAGATATCAGTGATGGACAACAAACTGAATCGGTTAGCAACGGCTTTGGCAAAGCGCAAGGATCTTTGAATGCTGAAAGAAAAGTTGATAGCGATTCTCAAGGCTCTAGCAATATTGGTGGCCAACAATTGGAACCTCATAATAACAACTTTGGAATTTCTCAAAGTTCGCAAAACAAGAATAACCAACAAAGTCAATCTCAAAACAAGGGCATTGGCAGTTTCCAAAACGGTGGTAACCAAAGAGATAATTCACAAAATAGCGGTAATACCAGTCCTCAGGGTTTCCAAAACGGTGGTGACCAACAAGGGCAATCTGAAAACACTGGTTTTGGTAGTTCCCAGGACTTCCAAAACGATGGTAGCCAACAAAGTCAATCTCAAAACAAGGGTTTTAGTAGTTTCGAAAATGGTGGTAgccaaagaaaaaattatcaaaacaatGGTATTAGCAGCTCTCAAGGTTTCGTAAATGGTGGTGGCCAACAAAGTCAATTTCAATACAGGGGTATTGGTAGTGCCCAAAGCTTTCAAAATGATGATAGCCAACAAAGTCAATCTCAATACAGGGGTATTGGTAGTTCCCAAAGCTTTCAAAATGATGATAGCCAACAAAGTCAATCTCAATACAAGGGCGTTGGTAGTTCCCAAAACGGTGGTAGTCAAATAGAACAATCTCAAAACAATGTCGTTGGCAGTTCTCAAGGTTCCCATAATGGTGGTGGCCAACAAAGTCAATCTCAATACAAGGGCGTTGGTAGTTCCCAAAGCTTCCAAAAGGGTGGGGTCCAACAAGAGCAATCTGAAACCAAAGGTGTTGGTAGTTCCCAAGACTTCCAATACGGTGGTATTCAACAAGGACGTTCTCAAAGTAATGGTGTTGGTAGTTCCCAGGGCTTCCAAAGGGGTGATGGcctacaacaacaacaacttcAATCTCAAGATGGTTATGGAAACGCTCAAAGTCAAAGTAGATCCCATGGTTTTGGTCAAAGTCGTGGTAGCAATACTTTctctcatataaataaaggatacGGGTTTAATGGATTTAGTAATGGCGAATCACGGTCTTATCTTAACAGACAAGACTCCTCAAGCTCTTTCAATGGAGCCAATGATGGAAAATATCATTACGGCAAGGCCGCTGGTAGTGCCAGATATCAAGCGCAAGACAGCAGTTCTGCCGGCCAATCTTCAGGTTATGACAAAAGCGTAATAAGCCAAGAGAATACGCAAACAGGGTTACCCTCTGAACCCGGTTCTTCTGGTCACGAAGATATTCAATCTACTCTAGACGGAGCTCTGAAACTCGTTTCTCAAGGGTTGGAAGCGTCACAAAATAAACCATGCAGTACTTGCCAGAAGAGTAGTTATGCTTTCAGCAATGCTAGAAGCAACAGCGGTTCTGCCGTCGCTCTTTCTATCGGAGGTTAA
- the LOC116779037 gene encoding uncharacterized protein LOC116779037: MLRLGLAVLVIVSSAECWPASKEHGVLLERLRRSPHYCDPDPQPIWPAPQPPSPAPGPTPSSHVFPLPAPIFPPPFWRGHHHHHRYYEPQRYQEQNIRNLENDSNNPPCDSCDENKKPKNTAISNAQSETGNAVAIALLRS, encoded by the exons ATGTTGCGACTGGGTCTTGCAGTTTTGGTGATTGTTTCATCAGCGGAATGTTGGCCGGCGAGCAAGGAGC ATGGGGTGCTTTTGGAAAGATTGAGGCGGTCACCTCACTATTGTGATCCTGATCCGCAACCAATATGGCCAGCACCACAGCCACCATCACCGGCACCAGGACCTACTCCATCATCACACGTATTCCCCCTACCAGCTCCAATATTCCCACCGCCGTTTTGGCGAGGCCACCACCATCACCACCGCTACTACGAGCCTCAGAGGTACCAGGAACAAAACATCCGAAACTTGGAAAATGATAGCAACAATCCGCCCTGTGACAGTTGcgatgaaaacaaaaaaccaAAGAATACAGCAATCAGCAACGCGCAGAGTGAAACGGGGAACGCCGTCGCCATAGCTCTGTTAAgatcctaa
- the LOC116778688 gene encoding ATP-binding cassette sub-family A member 17-like, producing MTAEEVTKPIRSKFQRHTNALIWKSYLQRQRRWVLLCVETLLAVVLYLSAILIAKPVFLTPLQAIPQPPLTAADILASLNKKNILGYAPNVPPFNDIMNTVGDSLGTEIIRAPKEDDLNNILYNRSRGVPLNNPVIWILWKKTENNMWKFSIRSTERAQYVTGKKISSNPHLRSGILAVQLAISQAILQYASGTTPAYQLSLASMPVSPLMEHERVRKHISSILLCFTLALLPPVLETQSLVIHETSHKFKRALRIRGVDYSSMYIGWLTYFYLTALPICLLASITLILIFRWVHLLFTFILVLAYVSVMIMLALIMAMFHTQTKVAATWTTLFTLLQTFLAELIVHHGVDLKHEILTFFLHLIIPPLGLMHGFNEFALLQTGHEGRWEGNSLVYTILFWFIMIALYFGILMMLQRTLKAGAIGGQVSWKSIIFKSVEDVSKLHQIKNPTGREHEKLQEVNELAAKAISIRNMSKSIMGNSMLSNITLDIYRGEFTILYSEFIQSKMIQTLEDLLMGLTHPDEGSINILGEELTHGKTFVSVPHMLGYCHRKGCLVDDLTVQEHFTLYCSICLWNESTDYVSEYEHLRSIRLLVECELKTVCHEYVRNLGVFYQAQLCWAIAMLLEPRIIIIPSFGYESAFNSVMRDKIMQYKKYITVIKLCFTSILLEYADRVFIFDNKLLVFGGSPAYMFFKYGREYRVRLTLKSGSFSSDEDVNELLKRTTEAGATIRAHLGTLLILRLPAIPTATVAALVKDLSENSDKYEIVSMNISIPDSEEVCNRAIFESRANIHGSEEHHQRIKIALNHLAEAAPIKRQKSYVGNLTHLKYTWAKFVAYYRHYRLYFFVTILLAITSGIFIGLSLATVLGEIERDRATKAILHGEVLTVEALEQKTNLILRADSSSESKSVVNAYVFSETMATEKQIENMFYTALSAPESITEYLVTRAIDSPQQYVFLYAYGLDVAEVNGSLRVRVLYSPLHTDHSAAPRALARAFMALLRHYTSALDATIEVTDDPLALDLTTYMKQVAVPPILIQFLLILTITHITLIPSKEHGFIRHMQSHAKDFSPARYWLTLFICDLVLCLFLVILMTVAMIVVMVFVAPMTFRYRDLAVVPTMLIIYCVGCIPQAYLFSLGPNAALNAMTFVMINLLFSETTVFAKLLYGNALNYALNFISVSPQFNIAIAFVKIEKVFLYNSECIVFKRKNLCSSKTLHKCCQKCGILQKCFSKRSYLSQRNGVVMEAFAMLSIAFFLMILLLLWEYKYIQRIFRFILYKWIYPNKEPRETETMGVRQERNNVVNMKKQLKKKIPKNKKQVETYLLAHNISQRHYEKSIIRNVYLSLSKGEVLAISGVLEHGRLRLCEILAGFQLPTDGQLWCLSKWTLLRNPHLFSQQTSLSCEHNPLPGWMSVRNGLEMLAVLRGVPRSQALDLVMDYVNAMELYHQADRQICYLKAKDVARLHFAAAVIGAPEVVILEESTEYQKYSVRRAMYHILNNLRQRGHSIIISSSSVETLLPVSNRLAILVNGRIYDIDQLDKLVERHSEKGYTVVVQLKYKTNVTKIFVRYFTKFIINDSSEELVNFQLLDEDLTYASVFEKMEILQEENDAVNSYIVSATPIDYIYNSIISQEGGHIAEDQESRLSKYLFRHRKQITPPKTVLNKLIPFETRFHLTKLKELPWSVIFDK from the exons ATGACCGCCGAAGAAGTAACTAAACCAATACGAAGCAAATTTCAACGGCACACAAATGCTCTTATCTGGAAATCGTATTTACAGCGGCA GCGTAGATGGGTTCTTCTTTGTGTGGAAACTCTCTTGGCTGTTGTTTTATATCTATCTGCTATTTTAATAGCGAAGCCGGTGTTTCTTACTCCTTTGCAAGCTATCCCACAGCCGCCTCTTACTGCGGCTGATATCTTGGCTTCCttgaacaagaaaaatatccTGGGTTACGCTCCTAATGTTCCCCCTTTTAATGATATCATGAACACCGTTGGGGACAGTTTGGGAACTG AAATTATCAGAGCGCCTAAAGAGGATGACCTTAATAATATCCTGTACAATAGATCTAGAGGGGTCCCCTTAAATAACCCAGTTATTTGGATTCTTTGGAAGAAAACG GAGAACAACATGTGGAAATTCAGCATCCGCAGTACGGAGCGGGCTCAGTACGTGACAGGGAAGAAAATATCATCTAATCCACATTTGCGAAGTGGGATACTCGCTGTGCAGTTGGCAATCAGTCAGGCCATATTGCAGTATGCTAGTGGAACAACGCCTGCATACCAG cTAAGCCTGGCATCAATGCCTGTGTCACCATTGATGGAACATGAACGAGTGCGTAAGCACATATCATCAATCTTGTTATGTTTCACGCTAGCACTGTTACCGCCGGTGTTAGAGACTCAGTCACTGGTTATACATGAAACGagtcataaatttaaa CGAGCCCTGCGTATTCGCGGTGTGGATTACTCTTCCATGTATATTGGCTGGTTAACTTACTTCTATCTCACGGCCCTACCCATCTGCCTGCTCGCAAGCATCACGCTCATCCTTATCTTCCGTTGGGTCCATCTTCTGTTTACCTTTATACTTGTACTCGCATATGTCTCCGTGATGATTATGCTAGCTTTGATAATGGCCATGTTTCATACTCAAA caAAAGTTGCCGCAACATGGACGACATTATTCACTCTACTGCAGACGTTTCTTGCGGAGTTGATCGTACACCACGGCGTTGACCTTAAACATGAGATCCTGACCTTTTTCCTACATCTTATCATACCCCCTTTGGGATTAATGCACGGATTCAATGAATTCGCTTTATTGCAAACTGGAC atGAAGGGCGCTGGGAGGGCAATTCGCTAGTATACACAATTTTGTTTTGGTTTATTATGATAGCATTGTATTTCGGTATTTTAATGATGTTGCAAAGAACTCTCAAAGCAGGGGCCATTGGAGGACAGGTTTCATGGAAAtctatcatttttaaatctgTCGAG gATGTTTCTAAATtgcatcaaattaaaaatcctACGGGACGAGAGCACGAAAAATTACAAGAAGTCAATGAGTTGGCCGCTAAAGCCATAAGTATTCGCAATATGTCAAAG AGTATTATGGGAAATTCTATGCTGAGTAACATAACATTAGATATATATCGAGGTGAATTCACCATTCTTTATTCTGAATTCATTCAAAGTAAAATGATACAGACCCTTGAAGACCTGTTAATGG GGCTTACTCATCCTGACGAGGGCTCTATAAACATATTAGGTGAAGAACTAACTCATGGGAAAACGTTTGTTAGTGTGCCTCATATGCTGGGTTACTGCCACCGCAAGGGTTGTCTGGTAGACGATCTCACTGTACAAGAACATTTCACGCTTTATTGTTCC ATTTGTCTTTGGAACGAGTCTACGGATTACGTGTCCGAGTACGAGCATCTGAGGTCGATACGTTTGTTGGTAGAGTGTGAACTGAAGACAGTGTGCCATGAATACGTCCGCAACCTGGGCGTTTTTTACCAAGCTCAGCTTTGTTGGGCCATCGCTATGCTCTTAGAGCCGAGG ATCATCATCATACCATCATTCGGTTATGAATCTGCATTTAATTCAGTAATGAGGGACAAAATCATG CaatacaagaaatatataacagtcatcaaattatgttttacGAGTATATTACTCGAATATGCCGACAGAGTATTTATCTTCGACAACAAGTTGCTAGTGTTTGGTGGATCACCCgcttatatgttttttaaatatg gtcGAGAGTACAGAGTTCGACTAACCCTCAAAAGTGGGAGCTTTTCAAGCGATGAAGACGTTAACGAGCTTCTCAAAAGGACCACAGAGGCTGGAGCGACAATAAGAGCTCACTTAGGCACTTTGCTCATACTCCGTTTGCCCGCTATTCCCACGGCTACCGTCGCGGCTCTGGTCAAAGACCTTAGCGAAAACTcagataaatatgaaatagtgTCTATGAATATAAGTATACCAGATTCGGAGGAAGTTTGTAATCG agcTATTTTTGAATCGAGGGCTAACATACATGGCAGCGAAGAACATCACCAAAGAATTAAAATCGCGTTAAACCATCTCGCTG AAGCGGCACCCATAAAGAGGCAGAAAAGTTACGTAGGAAACTTAACTCATTTGAAATACACTTGGGCCAAATTTGTGGCTTACTATCGACACTATCGTCTATACTTTTTTGTAAct ATTTTGTTGGCAATTACTAGCGGGATTTTCATTGGCCTTTCACTTGCAACTGTTCTGGGAGAAATAGAGAGAGATCGGGCAACGAAGGCTATCTTGCATGGAGAG GTATTAACGGTGGAAGCGCTGGAACAGAAGACAAATTTGATTCTACGTGCAGATAGCTCAAGTGAATCGAAATCGGTAGTAAATGC TTACGTCTTTTCTGAAACTATGGCAACGGAAAAACAAATAgagaatatgttttatacCGCTCTTTCTGCACCCGAG AGCATTACGGAGTACTTGGTAACGCGAGCCATTGATTCCCCTcaacaatatgtatttttatacgcTTACGGCTTGGATGTCGCTGAAGTGAATGGATCTCTCAGA GTGCGGGTTCTGTACAGTCCTCTGCACACTGACCACAGCGCCGCCCCTCGTGCTCTCGCCAGAGCTTTCATGGCACTTCTTAGACACTATACCTCGGCTTTGGACGCCACCATAGAAGTTACCGACGACCCGCTAGCACTAGATCTGACGACT TATATGAAACAGGTTGCGGTTCCTCcaattttaatacagtttCTACTTATTCTAACCATAACCCACATTACTCTGATACCATCCAAAGAACATGGATTCATTAGGCATATGCAG AGTCATGCGAAGGATTTCTCACCCGCTCGGTATTGGTTGACGTTGTTTATATGCGACTTAGTTCTTTGCTTGTTCTTGGTGATTTTAATGACGGTTGCAATGATTGTTGTCATGGTATTCGTGGCGCCCATGACGTTCCGATACAGGGATTTag CGGTCGTGCCTACAATGCTGATAATTTATTGTGTAGGCTGTATACCGCAAGCATATTTGTTCAGCCTCGGACCTAACGCAGCTCTTAACGCTATGACTTTCGTAATGATAAACCTTCTTTTCA gtgAGACGACAGTTTTTGCAAAACTACTGTATGGGAACGCTCTTAATTAcgctttgaattttatatcagtTTCACCACAATTCAACATTGCTATCGCATTCGTGAAAATTGAGAAAGTATTTCTCTATAACAGCGAGTGTATAGTGTTTAAACGTAAAAATCTTTGTTCCTCTAAGACATTGCATAAATGCTGCC agaAATGTGGAATCTTGCAGAAATGTTTTTCCAAAAGGTCTTATTTGTCCCAAAGAAACGGGGTCGTAATGGAAGCTTTTGCTATGCTATctatagcattttttttaatgattttattattgctttgGGAGTATAAGTACATTCAAAGGatttttagattcattttatataagtggATATATCCGAATAAAGAGCCGCGGGAAACTGAAACAATGGGAGTGCGGCAGGAGAGGAATAATGTAGTTAATATGAAAAAGcaattgaaaaagaaaattc ccaaaaataagaaacaagttgaaacatatttacttGCACATAATATATCCCAACGACACTACGAGAAATCTATAATCCGAAATGTGTATCTCAGTTTGAGCAAAGGTGAGGTGTTGGCTATTTCGGGTGTCTTGGAACATGGAAGACTGCGGCTGTGTGAAATATTGGCTG GGTTCCAATTACCGACAGACGGACAGTTATGGTGCTTATCAAAATGGACTCTTCTTCGAAATCCtcattta TTCAGTCAGCAGACGTCATTGAGCTGCGAACATAATCCTCTTCCGGGCTGGATGAGTGTGAGGAACGGTCTCGAGATGCTCGCCGTACTGCGCGGCGTCCCACGAAGCCAGGCTTTGGATCTGGTCATGGATTACGTCAACGCTATGG AACTTTACCACCAAGCCGACAGACAAATTTGCTATTTAAAAGCTAAAGACGTGGCGCGTTTGCACTTCGCGGCGGCCGTAATCGGTGCCCCTGAAGTTGTGATACTGGAGGAGAGTACAGAGTACCAAAAGTACTCCGTAAGACGAGCGATGTaccatatattaaataacctgCGACAACGGGGGCATTCTATTATCATATCCTCGAGCAG TGTGGAGACTCTTTTACCCGTGTCAAATCGTTTGGCAATTTTAGTGAATGGTCGAATCTATGATATAGATCAGTTGGACAAACTCGTGGAACGACATAGCGAGAAGGGTTATACTGTCGTGGTGCAACTGAAGTACAAAACCAATGTTACGAAAATATTCGTTAgatattttacaaagtttATCATCAATGACTCTTCGGAG GAACTAGTCAACTTCCAACTACTAGATGAAGATCTAACTTACGCGTCAGTATTTGAAAAGATGGAAATTCTCCAAGAGGAAAACGATGCAGTGAATTCTTACATAGTTTCTGCTACACCAATAGATTACATCTATAACTCTATAATAAGTCAAGAAGGCGGTCACATTGCTGAAGATCAAGAATCCCGTCTCAGCAAATACCTTTTCCGTCACAGGAAGCAGATAACTCCAcctaaaactgttttaaacaaattgatACCTTTCGAAACCCGATTTCATCTAACCAAGCTTAAGGAGTTGCCTTGGTCTGTAATATTTGACAAATAG
- the LOC116778986 gene encoding uncharacterized protein LOC116778986, which translates to MLNVKYTQNVAIYRGSCRSETALLSKTMARLQLLLSVFLTLFFVFACAELRTRRSSQFSEASASAGSFGGYGRGFGPQFGPPGPHFGPPGPHFGPPSPPIPPRPHFGPPRPQFGPHPPQFGPVFPRQDSGRTINIAKSISISTGGSGSASSQASSQSGRFGK; encoded by the exons ATgctaaatgttaaatatacacaaaacGTTGCTATATATCGGGGCAGTTGTAGATCAGAGACAGCATTGCTATCAAAAACCATGGCGCGATTACAGTTGTTATTAAGTGTCTTCTTGAcgttattttttgtgtttgcATGCGCAG aACTAAGAACACGAAGATCCTCTCAGTTTAGTGAAGCGAGTGCTTCAGCAGGGTCTTTTGGAGGTTATGGTAGAGGTTTTGGACCGCAGTTCGGACCGCCAGGACCACACTTTGGACCACCCGGACCACACTTTGGCCCTCCGAGCCCACCGATACCACCCAGACCACACTTTGGACCACCGAGGCCCCAATTTGGACCTCATCCACCACAATTTGGCCCCGTTTTCCCGAGACAAGATTCTGGACGTACCATTAATATAGCAAAAAGTATTAGTATCAGCACTGGAGGAAGTGGCTCAGCAAGTTCTCAAGCAAGCTCACAATCTGGACGCTTCGGAAAGTGA
- the LOC116778692 gene encoding uncharacterized protein LOC116778692 has translation MWTIEVYISFLVFSMGGSALGEENTLIGNKREPRHSKNKLCHKYGICGGYGNQGHNGFQGYQGGYNNGGHYGGYPDNLPINIAISQSQSSSNFGGGGYGSSSYPNNYQYNGGYNGPYNGGYQGGYSGGYHGGYNGYLGANRPGYFGNGYGSYNNQFNGNYNGGQGGYGGYGFLRNSGFGNDYSEEDNEEDFGRSAKEKEN, from the exons ATGTGGACCATAGAGGTTTATATCTCCTTTCTCGTATTCTCTATGGGAGGTTCAGCCCTCGGCGAAG aaaatacattaattggCAACAAGAGGGAGCCGCGgcattctaaaaataaactatgcCATAAGTATGGTATATGTGGCGGCTACGGCAATCAAGGACACAATGGATTTCAGGGATACCAAGGAGGTTATAACAACGGAGGTCACTATGGAGGATATCCAGATAACCTCCCAATAAACATTGCAATCAGTCAATCCCAATCTTCATCGAATTTTGGCGGTGGTGGGTACGGTAGCTCATCCTATCCCAACAACTATCAATACAATGGGGGTTACAATGGGCCTTACAATGGGGGTTATCAGGGGGGCTATAGCGGAGGTTACCATGGGGGTTATAATGGCTACCTCGGTGCTAATAGGCCAGGCTATTTTGGTAATGGGTATGGATCATACAACAATCAGTTTAATGGAAATTATAACGGAGGACAAGGGGGTTACGGGGGTTACGGCTTCTTAAGGAATTCTGGTTTTGGTAACGATTATTCTGAAGAAGATAACGAAGAAGATTTCGGAAGATCTGCCAAGGAAAAGGAAAACTAG
- the LOC116778916 gene encoding BLOC-1-related complex subunit 8 homolog encodes MAFVYQGDTDLEAKAKKAAERISENMHIVANEPSLALYRLQEHVRKALPPMVERRVEVTKLQHELQGRCYDVEYALSAVKSMDAAATSFGNIQDMLKQSIFLKQQLKYEEARRNKKDTTSVYKRLSAHIVLDLPDLSEFSMIRETTNRIENMMTHARGSNAELHRSHTTLH; translated from the exons ATGGCTTTTGTATACCAAGGGGATACAGATCTAGAAGCAAAGGCAAAAAAAG CTGCTGAGCGGATATCAGAGAACATGCATATAGTGGCCAATGAACCATCATTAGCCCTGTACAGACTACAAGAACATGTCAGGAAGGCTCTACCACCCATGGTGGAAAGACGCGTCGAAGTGACAAAGCTGCAACATGAACTGCAGGGACGTTGTTATGATGTTGAGTATGCATTAAG TGCTGTAAAATCTATGGATGCTGCAGCGACCAGCTTCGGGAACATCCAGGACATGTTAAAGCAATCTATATTCTTGAAACAACAGTTAAAGTATGAGGAGgctagaagaaataaaaaagatacaaCTTCTGTTTACAAACGTCTCTCTGCTCATATCGTGTTAGATCTCCCAGATTTATCTGAATTCTCAATGATTAGGGAAACCACTAATAGAATAGAAAACATGATGACCCATGCAAGAGGCTCTAACGCCGAACTACATAGGTCACATACTACTTTGCACTAG